A DNA window from Limnothrix sp. FACHB-406 contains the following coding sequences:
- a CDS encoding FHA domain-containing protein, whose protein sequence is MPAEPRQNHLLIVEDDKGRREVILENPVYSIGRDPKCDVILVSQFVSRRHATLVRLSYDDGTAYYRIVDGNLKGKPSANGLLINGRKLQVHDLQNEDEIVFGPQVRAIYYTLKQDTLSIGPPDEFDITLISPNMVGDPEDTDDD, encoded by the coding sequence ATGCCCGCAGAACCCAGGCAAAATCACCTCTTAATCGTTGAAGACGACAAGGGGAGACGGGAAGTCATTCTCGAAAATCCCGTCTACTCCATTGGACGCGATCCCAAGTGCGATGTCATCCTTGTTTCTCAATTTGTGTCGCGTCGGCACGCCACCCTCGTTCGTCTGTCCTATGACGACGGTACAGCCTATTACCGAATTGTCGATGGCAACCTCAAGGGCAAACCCAGTGCCAATGGGCTGCTAATTAACGGTCGTAAGCTGCAAGTCCACGATTTACAAAACGAGGACGAAATTGTCTTTGGGCCCCAGGTTCGGGCCATTTACTACACCCTCAAGCAAGATACGCTCTCGATCGGGCCGCCGGACGAGTTTGATATCACCTTGATTAGCCCCAACATGGTGGGTGACCCGGAAGACACGGATGATGATTAA